A DNA window from Hydra vulgaris chromosome 13, alternate assembly HydraT2T_AEP contains the following coding sequences:
- the LOC136089956 gene encoding uncharacterized protein LOC136089956 has translation MSKLDLKASNHCGKKMKSLLSYIIHYQSHRNLANIQFPCCIQNCRIIFKTHSTFKLHIRKEHNKSIIENKPTTEINNISQSFKCDIALCKKVCAGLSQFILHLKLHLDSLDRVHCPYMNCKSSYTNRNSFASHITRRHKQWDSSFIMPLYVVHSLNSSNLNNNKDVNTLDQESISCGSLEHYENKEFHDCIDDISSEKYLKDQALFFLKLQVKNIFPASCVQSIFDELMVVNNLSTQFSVQSLTSAISNQSSDICENILSEFSKSEQIKINSLYALSTNKKRKAYFHKNMSYISPIEFTLGFDANKKFRTVHHVPIKDLLKMMYNKHSNEPGFWVKHEENFGIYSDLLSGSLIQDIAKSDDKILYLILYQDSFEIVNPIGSGRKKHKILAVYLTLANIPSHKRYALEQLQLVLMCKDADLKYFGLSKVFAPIFSELAEISGFVSVSESLSIKTKLLCILGVNLGSHSIGGFCENFSTVSHFCRYCLATRAEFDFNPQFCGLNRTESSHNNSLFQLAQNNGNNFEGIKFNSPFNGLCGFHVSTGLPPCLAHDIFEGVASRDMYLFVKYFVSKRWFSFNNINRRINMQKYFEGDALDKPCEMNKTSSTEKLSGHAVQNWVFLRLFPLYIGIYILDFEDPVWLLYLRLKEIVEIICSPKIDIQHIAYLQVLINGYLSSRRELFSTSKLLPKHHYLSHYPQLILRYGPLMRVFTLRFEQKHSYFKKCARNFNNYKHVCKTLTETHQLLQSYNNSSIPSSKIYAVNSFSFNVKNFSSIISEAIITTCGQLPDTFSTHIVYQGTHYKKDLFLIFDFTKDHELPIFARILFLFFDTHGNEYALINEQNTQFVHELGMYEVCRENNEIRCIMIASLIDYLPLPSYEHCNRSFISLKHSFSCSSNNYRFT, from the coding sequence atgtcTAAATTGGATTTAAAAGCAAGCAACCATTGtggcaaaaaaatgaaatctttgCTGAGTTATATAATTCATTATCAAAGCCATCGCAATTTAGCTAATATTCAGTTTCCTTGTTGCATTCAAAATTGcagaattattttcaaaacgcatTCAACTTTCAAATTGCATATAAGAAAAgaacataataaaagtattattgaaaataaaccaacaacagaaataaataatatttcccAAAGTTTTAAATGTGATATTGCACTATGTAAAAAAGTATGTGCTGGACTATCTCAGTTTATCTTACATCTTAAATTGCATCTTGATTCACTTGACCGCGTTCATTGTCCTTACATGAATTGCAAAAGTTCGTACACTAATCGAAATTCATTTGCATCTCATATAACAAGACGACACAAGCAATGGGATTCAAGTTTTATCATGCCACTGTATGTTGTACATAGCTTAAATTCTTCtaatttaaacaacaataaagaTGTTAACACCCTTGACCAAGAAAGCATTTCATGTGGATCTTTAGAACACTATGAAAATAAAGAGTTTCATGATTGTATTGATGATATttcttctgaaaaatatttgaaggaTCAagctctcttttttttaaaattgcaagtaaaaaatatatttccagCTTCTTGTGTTCAATCTATTTTTGATGAACTTATGGTAGTTAATAATTTGAGTACTCAATTCTCTGTTCAAAGTCTGACTTCTGCAATCTCGAATCAAAGCAGTGATATctgtgaaaatattttaagtgaatTTTCTAAGTCagaacaaataaagataaacagTTTGTACGCTTTaagtactaataaaaaaaggaaagcttattttcataaaaacatgAGTTACATATCTCCAATAGAATTTACTTTAGGTTTTGAtgccaataaaaaatttagaactgtTCATCATGTTCCAATAAAGGACTTGTTAAAAATGATGTACAATAAACACAGCAATGAACCTGGGTTTTGGGTAAAACATGAGGAAAATTTTGGTATATATTCAGACTTACTGAGTGGATCCCTAATTCAAGATATTGCAAAGTctgatgataaaattttatatcttattctATATCAAGATTCTTTTGAAATTGTCAACCCAATTGGATCAggaagaaaaaaacataaaatacttgCAGTTTACTTAACATTAGCTAATATTCCATCACACAAGAGATATGCATTGGAGCAGCTACAGCTGGTACTTATGTGTAAAGATGCAGATTTAAAGTACTTTGGCCTCAGCAAAGTATTTGCACCAATATTTTCTGAATTGGCAGAAATATCTGGTTTTGTTTCAGTTTCTGAAAGTTtatctataaaaacaaaacttctaTGCATACTAGGGGTTAATTTAGGATCACATTCTATAGGAGgcttttgtgaaaattttagcACAGTTTCACACTTTTGTCGATACTGTTTAGCAACACGTGCAGAGTTTGATTTTAACCCTCAATTCTGTGGACTAAATCGAACAGAATCAAGCCACAATAATAGCCTGTTTCAATTAGCTCAGAATAATGGTAACAATTTTGAaggaataaaatttaattcaccATTTAATGGTTTATGTGGATTTCATGTGTCTACAGGTTTGCCACCATGCTTAGCTCATGATATCTTCGAAGGCGTTGCTTCACGAGatatgtatttatttgttaaatattttgttagtaaGCGATGGTTTTCATTTAACAACATCAACAGAAGAATTAACATGCAGAAATATTTTGAAGGAGATGCCTTGGATAAACCTTGTGAGATGAATAAAACTTCGAGTACTGAAAAGTTAAGTGGTCATGCAGTTCAAAACTGGGTGTTTTTGCGTTTGTTTCCCCTTTATATAGGAATTTACATTCTAGATTTTGAAGATCCTGTGTGGTTATTGTATTTAAGactaaaagaaattgttgagATTATATGTTCACCTAAAATTGACATTCAACATATTGCTTATCTGCAGGTTTTAATAAATGGTTATTTGTCTTCTCGTAGAGAATTATTCTCTACTTCTAAACTATTACCAAAACATCATTATTTGTCCCACTATCCACAGCTAATTTTACGTTACGGGCCTCTAATGCGAGTTTTCACTTTAAGGTTTGAACAAAAGCattcttactttaaaaaatgtgccagaaattttaacaattacaaGCATGTATGTAAAACCTTAACAGAGACACACCAGTTGTTGCAATCATACAATAATTCAAGCATACCAAGTTCAAAAATTTATGCGGTCAATTCATTTTCATTCAatgtcaaaaattttagttctaTCATTTCTGAGGCAATTATAACTACATGTGGACAACTGCCGGATACATTTTCTACCCATATTGTCTATCAAGGTACCCattacaaaaaagatttattcttgATTTTTGACTTTACAAAGGATCACGAACTTCCTATTTTTGCAagaattttgtttcttttttttgatacaCATGGAAACGAGTATGCTCTTATTAATGAGCAGAACACACAATTTGTGCATGAGCTTGGTATGTATGAGGTGTGTAGAGAAAATAATGAGATTCGATGTATAATGATTGCTTCTTTAATAGACTACCTTCCGCTACCATCTTACGAGCACTGCAATCGCTCTTTTATTTCCTTAAAACACTCTTTTTCATGCTCATCGAATAACTACAggtttacataa